The sequence TAGATCGAGCTCGTCCAGGTCCAATTGAAATGTGAAGATCCCGTAATTAAACCGATTCGGTTTAGGGATCTTACGATCATGCATTACCCTGGCTTCGACTATCTTGGAATTTAATCCCATACCTTCCTTCCCAGCAGGGTCTCCGACAATTCTTTAGCAGACCAGAAGGCGTCCTCATGGAATCCATATCTAAAATAACTGCCGCAGAAATAGATAGGCCCATTTCTATTCAGTTCGGATAATCTTCCTTGCGCTTTTAAAGAGCCGACGTGAAAAAGAGGATGTTCGTATTTTATCCTTTTCAAGATCTTTTTAGGATCTGCAAGTCCGGGATCTCCTATCGACAGAAAATAATCCTTCTTTTTGGAAACTCCCTGTAAGCTGTTCATCCAATAGATCGTATGAGGACGTATCTGTCCTTGGATCCGGTCCATTCTATAATTCCAAGAAGACCAGGTTGATCTTGTTTTTGGCATTACGGAATCATCCGTATGTAAGGTCGCAATATTCTCTTGGTATTCGAACTGAGATAATAACTCCCTCTGCAAAGATGTCGGCTTTTTCAAGATAGATAAGGAACTGTCTGCATGACAGGCAAGTATGACCTTATCGAATAATTCAGACTTATTCCCTTTAAATGTAAGTTTAGCTTTTCCAGTTGGAGTAATTTCTACACCTAACACTGGTGAGTTGACATGAAATCGATTTCGATCTGGTGCTATTAGCCTTTTAACATATTCTATAGAGCCTCCGTCTACAGTGTACCATTGGTGTTGCGTATTCAGTCCAAGGAATCCATGATTCAAGAAGAAACGGACCAAGGAGTGAGCAGGGAACTCCAACATCAGATCTTCCGGAGTGGACCAAACTGC comes from Leptospira johnsonii and encodes:
- a CDS encoding NAD(P)/FAD-dependent oxidoreductase, whose translation is MKKNPPVKKKAKRISNPRKEKLAIIGSGIAGMGCSYFLMDNYDITVFEKADYVGGHTNTVFVPEEDKRIPIDTGFIVFNHVTYPNLKRFFEELNVPTKKTSMSFSVQHVPDDLEFCGSGLNGLFAQRKNIFNFRFLRLLLNINRFNQESPRILQDPKYKEYSLHRYIQEEGYHPDLLTYYLVPMSSAVWSTPEDLMLEFPAHSLVRFFLNHGFLGLNTQHQWYTVDGGSIEYVKRLIAPDRNRFHVNSPVLGVEITPTGKAKLTFKGNKSELFDKVILACHADSSLSILKKPTSLQRELLSQFEYQENIATLHTDDSVMPKTRSTWSSWNYRMDRIQGQIRPHTIYWMNSLQGVSKKKDYFLSIGDPGLADPKKILKRIKYEHPLFHVGSLKAQGRLSELNRNGPIYFCGSYFRYGFHEDAFWSAKELSETLLGRKVWD